TTACACTTGATGATGAATTTGTAGTTCATGACATCAAAGTGATTGAGGGAGAAAAGGGATTGTTTATTGCAATGCCCAGTAAGAAAGCGGTAGACGGTGAGTACCGCGATATTGCACATCCAATCAATTCTTCAACTCGTGAGAAGATTCAGTCGACGATTCTTGTAAAATACGAAGAACTTTTACAGGAAGAACCTGAAGCAATTGCAATCAACGAACTGTAAGACACGATCGATACGACTTCATAGGGAAAACAGTAAGTTAAGAATGTAAGAGGGAAATGTAAAAAAGAGCTGTCCGCACAGGTTTGCGGGCAGCTCTTTTGGGATTTTTTGAACTGTAACTCTATTTCCATCAGCGAAATGGATCCCATTTGAAAGACAATGCATTCTGAGAATGGGGATGCCGGAAGGTCAGACGACAGGCATACAGTCCCAGAGTCTTATGCTGCGGATCCGGTGCTCCGTATTTGGAATCTCCCGCAAGCGGACAGTGGATCGCGCTCATCTGTGCACGGATCTGGTGCTGGCGTCCGGTATCAAGAGCGATTTCTGCGATACAACTGGAATCGTCATTGATCTGAACAACGGCATAAGAAAGACGGGCTAGCTTGGCTCCCGGTGTATCGGCATCACAGACATGCATGATATTTTTGTGTGGATCCTTGACCAGGTAATGCTCCAGAGTTCCCTCCCTTGGGATGGGAATGCTGCGAAGTTCCGCTAGATAAAATTTTCCGAATGTTTTTTCGCGGATTTGTCGGTTTAAATCTCTTGCGGCTTCTTTTGTCTTGGCGAAGACCAGAAGACCGGAAGTAGGCTGATCCAGACGGTGGATTACCGCCAGGTAAGGTTCTCCGGAGGATCCGGATTCCTCTGCCAGGTGCTTTTTCAGAAGACTGACCATGTCTTCGGCTCCGATTTTTTTGCTCTGTGTTGCGATTCCGGCGGGTTTCACACAGACAATGATATATTTATCTTCGTATATAATTTCAGGGTTCATAATTCACCATCCGTTTCTTGACTGTTTCTTGACTCATACTTAAAATCTGATTATACTAAATTTAGCTGCCAAAGCATATGAAAGAAAGTGTTCAGCACACCTTTTTAAGTTGCAAGGCATCCGAAAGAAGCTGCCGGTGGCAGATTCTGCGGAGTACGAAAATATCGTACAAAAAAGATTATCTTACAAAGAAGATATCTTGTCAATGGAATGGGAGGTTTTCATGGAGAACGGAGATTGGGAACGATTTGGAGAAGAAATTCGAAGATCCGTACAGGACGCTGTAGATTCCTGGGATTTCACCCGGTTAAACCAGACGATCACCAATACAATCGATGCGGCCATGCATGGTGGACAGCGGACGTCGCGCGGAGTCGATCCAGTAGGGTTTGATCAGGATCTTGGTTATAAATATAATGAGACAAAGGAAGCGGGACGAACCGGAAGAGAGAATCATGGTTCCTCATATACGCATACAGATGGAGATACGCACAGAGACGCATATGGGGAAACCGGAGTGGAACTGTACGGGAAGACCACAGGAGCAAAGGCTGGTGGAATTGCGCTGGCGATCGCCGGCGGTGGCATCGGAATTGTATTTCTCGGAATGTCACTGATGCTGGCGGTGGTGCAGTTGCTGACAGGAGGGATTGTCAGTGCCGGATTCTGGGCGCTGATCGTGACATTTGGTGTGTTGTTTCTGGTGGGAACAGGGATTGCAGCCGGAGGCGTGAAAAAGCTGGGGCTGGTAAAACGATTCCGGAATTATCAGAAGATTCTGGGCAGCAGAGAGTACTGTGATCTGAAAGAATTGGCGGAACAAACCGGTGAAAAGCCAAAACAGGTCTTAAAAGATGTAAAGAAAATGATTGAGAGCGGATGGTTCAGTCAGGGAAGACTGGATGCCCAGGAAAAATGTCTGATGCTCAGTGATCAGGCTTACGAACAGTACCGGAGCGTGATGGAGGAATACCGGAAACGTCAGGAAGAAACGAAAGCAGGCAAAGCAGAATCCGGTGCGACAGCCGGTGCAGCGAAAGATAAGAAAGTGCAGTCAACAGAGGGCGTGACTTCAGAGGAGCGGAAGAAAGATCTGTCTCCGGAAGTGGAAGCGATTGTCAGAAAAGGGGAAGAATATATCAGGAAGATCCATGCCTGCAATGATGCGATTCCGGGCGAGGAGATTTCCGCAAAGATTGCACGGATGGAGATGCTCATCGGCCGAATCTTTGATCGGGTAGAGCAGAATCCTCAGGTCGTGGGAGAGACGCAGAAACTGATGAGTTATTACCTGCCGACGACGCTGAAATTGTTGGAGGCTTACGAAGAGTTGGATCGTCAGCCGGTACAGGGAGAAAATATTGCAACATCCAAACGGGAGATAGAAGAGACCCTGGATACGTTGAATACAGCTTTTGAAAAACTGCTGGACAGCCTGTTTCAGGAAACGGCGTGGGATGTATCTTCCGATATTTCTGTGCTGAAAATGATGCTGGCACAGGAAGGCCTGGGACCGGATGATTTTCAGAAAAAGGAAGAGTGACATAGTTTTGACAGATAAAGAACAGGAGAAATTTATGAGCGAAGAATTTAAGGAATTTGATACAACCCCAACCCTGACGTTGGAACCGTTTGCGGCAGAGGAAAAACAGGAAGTGGCAGCAGTTGCTGCACCGGAAGAACCGGCGTTTGACGACAGCATTCTTTCAGAAGAAGAGAAAAAGACGGTGGATGCATTTGCAGCTCAGATCGACCTGACCAATTCTGCCATGATCTTGCAGTACGGTGCAGGAACCCAGAAAAAGATGGCGGATTTTTCAGAGACAGCTCTGGAAAATGTAAAGACCAAAGATATGGGAGAAGTCGGGGATCTGCTGACTGGTGTGGTCAAAGAGCTGAAAAACTTTGACGAGGAAGAGGAAAAAGGATTCCGCGGACTGTTTAAAAAGGCTTCGAATAAAGTGGCAACCATGAAGGCAAAATATGCGAAGACAGAGGCGAATGTAAACCAGATCTGCAAGGTGCTGGAGAATCATCAGGTCCTGCTGATGAAGGATATTGCGCTTTTGGACAAGATGTATGAACTGAATCTTACTTATTTCAAAGAACTGACCATGTATGTGCTGGCAGGTAAGAAGAAGCTGGCACAGGTACGTACCACAGAGTTGCAGGAACTTCTGCAAAAGGCAGAACAGACCGGTCTGGCAGAGGATGCGCAGGCAGCACGAGATCTGGATGCCATGTGTAACCGCTTTGAGAAGAAGCTTCATGATCTGGAGCTGACCAAGACCATCGCCATGCAGACGGCTCCGCAGATTCGTCTGGTTCAGGGCAATGATACCATGATGGTGGAAAAGATTCAGTCCACGCTGGTGAATACGATTCCGCTGTGGAAGAGCCAGATGGTTCTGGCTCTCGGAGTGGAACATTCCAGTCAGGCGGCAGCAGCTCAGAGAGAAGTGACAGATATGACCAATGAGCTGCTGAAGAAAAATGCAGAGAAATTAAAGCTGGCTACCGTGGAAACGGCGAAAGAATCCGAGCGTGGAATCGTAGATATCGAAACTCTGCAGCAGACAAATGCGTCCCTGATCAGTACCTTCGATGAGGTGATGCAGATTCAGGAAGAGGGACGAAAGAAACGTCTGGAAGCAGAAAATGAAATGTTGCGGATGGAAGGAGAACTTCGGGAGAAGCTGTTGGAGATTCGAAAGTAAGGATTTACGCGGAGCAATCTCTGAACGCGATGATTCGGAAGCGATGACCCGAAATTTGCGGGAAATGATGCAAGGGGAAGCTTGACAGAGCAATATTTATCGGGTAGAATCACAATGATAACAGGCGAAGAAAGGGAATAGTAAATACCGGCACACTTCAGAGAGAAGACGGATGGTGAAAGTCTTTGTGCAGCAGTATGGAACCGGCCCCGGAGCCGCTTCATGAAAATGAGGCGTATTCTCTGCGTTAAAGAGAAAAGAGTGAATGTCAGAAAGCTCCATCAGGGAAACGAAGGATGAAACTGTTTCGGATGAGGCAGGTGCAGTGACATTAATCAGGGTGGTACCGCCGAGAGATTCGGTCCCTATGGGATTGGATGTTTGGGCGGTTTTCTTTTGTTATGTGAAGAAGTTGTTCGAACAGAACATGAAACGGATTTCGTGGAACCTAAAATGGGACGGGAACATGACTGGTTTAAAACATAATAAAAGATACAAGTACATTTTTAAGTAAAAAATATAAAGGAGAAAAGAAATGGCAAAGGAAAAGAAACTGGTAGAATCCATTACTTCCAGAGATGTGGATTTTGCGCAATGGTATACCGATGTAGTACGCGAAGCAAAGCTCTGTGATTATTCCGGAGTAAAAGGATGTCTGAATTATCTGCCGAACGGATATGCAATCTGGGAAAATATCCAGGCAGACCTGGATCAAAGATTTAAAGAAACAGGAGTAGAAAATGTATATCTGCCGGTTATGATCCCGGAAAGTCTGCTTCAGAAAGAAAAAGATCATATCGAAGGGTTCGCGCCGGAAGTGGCATGGGTTACACATGGGGGAATGGAACCGCTTCAGGAAAGATTCTGTATCCGTCCGACTTCTGAGACGTTGTTCTGCGATGTGTGGAGCAAAACAGTACAGTCTTATCGTGATCTGCCGAAGGTATGGAACCAGTGGTGTTCTGTATTAAGATGGGAAAAGACCACAAGACCGTTCCTTCGTTCCAGAGAATTCCTGTGGCAGGAAGGTCATACCATCCATGCAACCTATGAAGAGGCAGAAGAACGTACGGTTCAGATGTGGAGAGTTTATCGTGACTTTGTGCAGGATGATCTGGCAATCCCGGTCGTTTCCGGACGAAAGACAGAGAGCGAAAAATTTGCGGGAGCACAGGATACTTATACCATCGAGGCACTGATGCATGATGGAAAAGCACTGCAGTCTGCAACCAGCCATTTCTTCGGAAATGCATTCCCGGATGCATTTGGAATCAAATATGCAGATAAGAATAACGGACTGCACAGTGTTTACGAGACTTCCTGGGGCCTGTCTACCAGAATCATCGGAGCGATCATCATGGTTCACGGAGATGACAGCGGTCTGGTCCTTCCGCCGAGAATCGCGCCGGTACAGACCAGAGTGATTCCGATCGCACAGCACAAAGAAGGTGTGTTGGATAAGGCAACTGCATTGATGGATGCACTGAAAAAAGCAGGATACCGCGTGAAGATCGACGATTCTGAGAAGAGTCCGGGATGGAAATTCAGTGAGCAGGAAATGCTGGGAATCCCGACCCGTATCGAGATCGGACCGAAAGATATCGAAAACAACCAGGTGGTTGTGGTACGCCGTGATACCAGAGAAAAGATCGTTGTTTCCATGGATGAGATCGAGACAAAATTAGGAGAAATTCTGGAAACCATCCAGAAAGAAATGTTTGAACGTGCAAAAGCACATCTGGATGCACATATCAGTGAAGCAACTTCTATGGAAGAAATGATTTCAGAATTCCAGGAAAAACAGGGCTTCATCAAAGCAATGTGGTGTGGAGAAGAAGCATGCGAAGATGAGATCAAGGCACAGACCGGCGGCGCATCTTCCAGATGTATCCCGGAAAAAGAAGATCACCTGTCTGATGTATGCGTATGTTGCGGAAAACCGGCGAAACACATGGTGTATTGGGGTAAGGCATATTAATATGGTATTGGAAAATATGATCAATATGCAGCTTATGATGTTCCTTCTTGTGGCCCTTGGATTTTGGGTGCGCAAGAGGAAAATCATAGGCGGCACGGCAAGAAAACAATTCGTAGATTTTTGTTTATATATTACGCTTCCGTTCAATATTTTTCATTCCTTTCAATTAAAGTGGGAGCAGAGCATGCTCCTTTCTTTTTTAGAAATTTTGCTGATGTCGGTGGGATATAATCTAATCTCGATCGGCGTCAGTTATGCAAGTTATCGGAAAATACACGGCAGTCGTAAAAGTCCGCTTCGTTATGGAACCATCGTTTCCAACGGAGGATTCCTGGGAAATCCTGTCATAGAGGGAATCTATGGATCGCAGGGCGTGTTTTACGCATCGGTTTTTATGCTGCCGGTAAGAATTGTGATGTGGACCATCGGGTCTTCCTGTTATATGAATGGCAAAGAAAAACATTTATTTAAGAAAGTAATGACCCATCCCTGTATCGTTTCTATTTATCTGGGCATGCTCGTAATGATCGCGGGAATCGAATTCCCGACCTGTATTGCAAATACCATCGAAAAGGTCAGCAACTGTAATACACCTATCAGTATGATGCTGGTCGGAATGATGCTGGCGGAAATGGATATGAAGCGGGTGAAGACACTTCTGGATAAAACACTGGTATATTATGTGTTTATGAGACTGATCGGAATTGGAGCAATCCTGTATGGGGTGACCTTCCTGTTACCGGTGGATCCGCTTCTGAAAGGAGTGACGGTAATCATCGCAGGTATGCCGACCCCGATCACCACGGCACTGCTGGCATCCAAGTATGACGGAGATGAGGATTACGCAACCGCAATGATCTTTGTGACCACGATTTTGTCACTGGTTACATTACCTCTGTGGTGCCTGATATTATAAGAAAAGACTTGACTTTTCGCGTGAAACGTAATAAACTAATCAAGCGTGCATAAATACGCAGTGTTTTTTGTGCGCAAAAACAAAGATAACTTAGATTATCTGCAACCAACTCTGTCAGTCAGACAGAGCAACGAAGAATCATAGGAGGTGAAAAAGAATGCCAACATTTAACCAGTTAGTTAGAAAGGGACGTCAGACTTCTGTAAAGAAATCTACAGCTCCGGCACTTCAGAAGGGATACAACTCACTTCAGAAGCGTGCAACAGATGTAGCTTCTCCTCAGAAGAGAGGTGTGTGTACAGCAGTTAAGACCGCTACACCGAAGAAGCCTAACTCAGCTCTGAGAAAGATCGCCAGAGTTCGTCTGTCTAACGGAATCGAAGTAACAAGCTACATTCCAGGAGAAGGACACAACCTTCAGGAGCATAGCGTTGTTCTGATCCGTGGAGGAAGAGTAAAAGACTTACCAGGTACCAGATACCATATTGTCAGAGGTACACTTGATACAGCAGGTGTTGCCAAGAGAAGACAGGCTCGTTCCAAATATGGTGCGAAGAGACCGAAAGACGCAAAATAAGAAAGTAACTAAACAGTTAAATCGTATCACAAACAGAACTATGACTATCGTATCTTGTCGGGCGTACGCCGCCTGATGAGGAAGGTTGCGGATTA
This window of the Mediterraneibacter butyricigenes genome carries:
- the spoVG gene encoding septation regulator SpoVG is translated as MKITDVRVRKVAKEGKLKAVVSITLDDEFVVHDIKVIEGEKGLFIAMPSKKAVDGEYRDIAHPINSSTREKIQSTILVKYEELLQEEPEAIAINEL
- a CDS encoding RluA family pseudouridine synthase, which gives rise to MNPEIIYEDKYIIVCVKPAGIATQSKKIGAEDMVSLLKKHLAEESGSSGEPYLAVIHRLDQPTSGLLVFAKTKEAARDLNRQIREKTFGKFYLAELRSIPIPREGTLEHYLVKDPHKNIMHVCDADTPGAKLARLSYAVVQINDDSSCIAEIALDTGRQHQIRAQMSAIHCPLAGDSKYGAPDPQHKTLGLYACRLTFRHPHSQNALSFKWDPFR
- a CDS encoding 5-bromo-4-chloroindolyl phosphate hydrolysis family protein; this translates as MENGDWERFGEEIRRSVQDAVDSWDFTRLNQTITNTIDAAMHGGQRTSRGVDPVGFDQDLGYKYNETKEAGRTGRENHGSSYTHTDGDTHRDAYGETGVELYGKTTGAKAGGIALAIAGGGIGIVFLGMSLMLAVVQLLTGGIVSAGFWALIVTFGVLFLVGTGIAAGGVKKLGLVKRFRNYQKILGSREYCDLKELAEQTGEKPKQVLKDVKKMIESGWFSQGRLDAQEKCLMLSDQAYEQYRSVMEEYRKRQEETKAGKAESGATAGAAKDKKVQSTEGVTSEERKKDLSPEVEAIVRKGEEYIRKIHACNDAIPGEEISAKIARMEMLIGRIFDRVEQNPQVVGETQKLMSYYLPTTLKLLEAYEELDRQPVQGENIATSKREIEETLDTLNTAFEKLLDSLFQETAWDVSSDISVLKMMLAQEGLGPDDFQKKEE
- a CDS encoding toxic anion resistance protein, whose translation is MSEEFKEFDTTPTLTLEPFAAEEKQEVAAVAAPEEPAFDDSILSEEEKKTVDAFAAQIDLTNSAMILQYGAGTQKKMADFSETALENVKTKDMGEVGDLLTGVVKELKNFDEEEEKGFRGLFKKASNKVATMKAKYAKTEANVNQICKVLENHQVLLMKDIALLDKMYELNLTYFKELTMYVLAGKKKLAQVRTTELQELLQKAEQTGLAEDAQAARDLDAMCNRFEKKLHDLELTKTIAMQTAPQIRLVQGNDTMMVEKIQSTLVNTIPLWKSQMVLALGVEHSSQAAAAQREVTDMTNELLKKNAEKLKLATVETAKESERGIVDIETLQQTNASLISTFDEVMQIQEEGRKKRLEAENEMLRMEGELREKLLEIRK
- the proS gene encoding proline--tRNA ligase — translated: MAKEKKLVESITSRDVDFAQWYTDVVREAKLCDYSGVKGCLNYLPNGYAIWENIQADLDQRFKETGVENVYLPVMIPESLLQKEKDHIEGFAPEVAWVTHGGMEPLQERFCIRPTSETLFCDVWSKTVQSYRDLPKVWNQWCSVLRWEKTTRPFLRSREFLWQEGHTIHATYEEAEERTVQMWRVYRDFVQDDLAIPVVSGRKTESEKFAGAQDTYTIEALMHDGKALQSATSHFFGNAFPDAFGIKYADKNNGLHSVYETSWGLSTRIIGAIIMVHGDDSGLVLPPRIAPVQTRVIPIAQHKEGVLDKATALMDALKKAGYRVKIDDSEKSPGWKFSEQEMLGIPTRIEIGPKDIENNQVVVVRRDTREKIVVSMDEIETKLGEILETIQKEMFERAKAHLDAHISEATSMEEMISEFQEKQGFIKAMWCGEEACEDEIKAQTGGASSRCIPEKEDHLSDVCVCCGKPAKHMVYWGKAY
- a CDS encoding AEC family transporter produces the protein MFLLVALGFWVRKRKIIGGTARKQFVDFCLYITLPFNIFHSFQLKWEQSMLLSFLEILLMSVGYNLISIGVSYASYRKIHGSRKSPLRYGTIVSNGGFLGNPVIEGIYGSQGVFYASVFMLPVRIVMWTIGSSCYMNGKEKHLFKKVMTHPCIVSIYLGMLVMIAGIEFPTCIANTIEKVSNCNTPISMMLVGMMLAEMDMKRVKTLLDKTLVYYVFMRLIGIGAILYGVTFLLPVDPLLKGVTVIIAGMPTPITTALLASKYDGDEDYATAMIFVTTILSLVTLPLWCLIL
- the rpsL gene encoding 30S ribosomal protein S12, which encodes MPTFNQLVRKGRQTSVKKSTAPALQKGYNSLQKRATDVASPQKRGVCTAVKTATPKKPNSALRKIARVRLSNGIEVTSYIPGEGHNLQEHSVVLIRGGRVKDLPGTRYHIVRGTLDTAGVAKRRQARSKYGAKRPKDAK